In Sebastes umbrosus isolate fSebUmb1 chromosome 7, fSebUmb1.pri, whole genome shotgun sequence, the sequence actactagtacattgatagtagtatacttattagcctacataaagtatacttgggaaataaaCGTGAACTTTACTTCAGTTCACttgataaaataaacttgaagttaACTACTTTTTCATAAGGGAAGAAATGAAAGTTTAAGGCATTATTAAACTGTTTATTGGGTGAAAGTTGTTTCTTTCAAAGCTaataaagaatcacacaaactGGACTTGACAAAGTCCagaaacacttcattttacaggtccgcaaatttcatggtaatcaggtgataattagcaagtaacctgtttgagatttctttggaattactgccaattaATACCCCAATATTtaatcgaaaattactttattataaacattatttaataattatattccgctatttcccaataactgatcatttatttaatacatttccaggaaaagaatacaaaaacaatTGATCTGCTTTATTTGCATGTCTGCTGatgaatagataataataactgattcatgacatcagctactAGGTTACATCTGTGGAGACTTGCTAACTATCACCTAATTactatgaaatttgcggacctgtaaaatgaagtgttacccaaagTCCTGCTGATTAACAATAAAGCATTTTGTTTACCCTCTTCTGTTAAAGTTATACAAGTCATTTCTCAATCTGACACAATGTGATGCAAGCTGCTTTCAAAAACTGTACttcatgattatttttaatattgactcgggatgcaccgataccgatactggatcggatatcggtgacaacagggccgatctattcaattcaactttatgtttatatactatatacattatgtgCTGTAGTTTTAATTCCTGTTCAAATCTTTAGCAGTTGCTGCAGtgcaatttattatttcaatactaaataacaaataaatgtatgtatccattggtcacattttgttttacaatgttagGAAAGTAaagtttaagtccagcctgatgttgccttcgacataacagaatgatcccagtcacagtgaggcatacagtttattaattaaatactggtatcagatcagtactcggtatcgggtGATACTCAAAGCCaagctatcgggactgaaaaattTGGGTCATTGCATCCCTAATATCGACATTATGTAAATCTATATGGTCCCTGTATTTGTAGAGGCAAAACAGTTTCAGCAGTTCACAACATGTCATTTTACATTATTCTCCATCCTATGGCTAAATGCACAGTATTTGTAAAGCACAACAAATCAAAACAGCAAATCTCTGGGATGACCGTCAGCGGActatattttagaaaaaaattgCTTTTTACATATGACACGGATGTTGGACATGTTCAGGCCGTATAATAAAGGGGTAAAGAGCGGCTGGCATGTTAGAAAGTATAGAGATAAAACTATACGGATCATAAACGGTAAACCATTCATATTAAATCTGCTCTGTATTATTTCAAAGAAAGCCCCGAAGGAGAAGTTGAGCAGAGAGGCGAGGTGAGGTGTGCAGGTACTGACAGCTTTCTGTCTGGTCTGTTTACAGCCAGAGAAACACACTCTGAGGATCCTCATGTAGGTGTAAAGGATCAGAGATAGAGGACATATGATTACAGCAAAAGTACCAATAAGTCCATAAATATTATTGACGGTAGTGTTAGAGCATGCCAGTTTAACGATGGAGTAGTTATCACAGTAGACTTTGTTAATGACGTTCCCACACAGCTGTAAATGGACACTCAGAGTTATTGGAACAAAACATGCAACAGAAGCATAAAACCATGCTAGAGCAATAAGAAAAGCAATCTTATTAAATGGCATCCGTGTGTTATACTGTAGAGGATAACAGATAGCCAGATATCGGTCATAAGACATGGCGGCTAAGTTCAATAATTCCACACAAACATAAGAATACACGATGAAGATCTGCAGGAAACAGAGTGGAGCAGCAACAGTGTGAACGTCAGAGAGGATCTGAACCAGAAGGAATGGAAACAACCCTGTACTACCATACAGTTCATTTACAAACAGGCTGCACAGGAAAAGGTACATAGGTTCATGTAAGCTTCTGTTACTACAGATAACCACCACCAGCAACACATTGGCACTAATGATcaacacatataaacacatgataataatgaaatagAGATATTTAAACATCCCGGTGTGAAAGTAGGCGGTTAGTGTGAAATATGAAACCTGAGTAgagttcatcatcatcatcctcacatAAACAAAATTCAGTGTAATGACGCAGAACAGATGATGTATCATTCCCTTCCTTAAAGTCTTTATAATGTTCAGATTAGAAGCCACAGTTAGTTGATGACATCCTCACATTTACCTGCTGCAGTCAGACTGAGTCCCTCCGAACTGAGCTGAaacgctgcttctgcttcttttAACCTTTTCAAGTCACATGACCTCACCTTGAGACGACCCACTGACATCGCTCAGAAGCATCACTGTGAAAGGTAACacctcattttacaggtctgatATTTTCAaagtaattaggtgataattagcaagtaacgcatttgaaatttctttgaaaaaacagaccgttgctacatataacggaccgttgttaagtataacagaccgttgctatgtataacagaccgttgctatgtataacatgCCGTTGttaagtataacagaccgctgctacgtataacggaccgttgttacgtataacagaccgttgctatgtataacctACCGTTGttaagtataacagaccgctgctacgtataacggaacgttgctacgtataacggaccgttgctacgtataacggaccgtcgctacgtataacggaccgtcaCTACGTATAACGGaatgttgctacgtataacggaccgttgctacgtatacattttttttaaatggttgccaaataggcgctaaaTCTtcctaaatgttgcagaaaactgatttttctgagtcttgatgatttccaaagGGTGTTCTGGGTGATCAGATCAGACGTcagacagatttctttatttttttaaaggtgcttattaaaatatatatggtTATAAGATAAAAAACCCTGTTAATGTTAAACCCCTGTGGGATTATCACATGAACATTTCTCACGTTAGGAATCAATAACTTGTGAGTTGTTGAAGTTGACGGAGATCTCTGGACTAGAACTGAGTTTAACAGGATTCATCATAAATATCAGTCAGTTAGTGGCAAATAAAATCCATCAAAACTCCACAgaataattgttattattaattttataaaGGTATTCAACATGAGTcttaatacacattttaaagaacATGTTGACATTATCATATATGATTCATTTGCAGCTGATCAAATCAGACACT encodes:
- the LOC119490977 gene encoding olfactory receptor 11A1-like, which translates into the protein MMMMNSTQVSYFTLTAYFHTGMFKYLYFIIIMCLYVLIISANVLLVVVICSNRSLHEPMYLFLCSLFVNELYGSTGLFPFLLVQILSDVHTVAAPLCFLQIFIVYSYVCVELLNLAAMSYDRYLAICYPLQYNTRMPFNKIAFLIALAWFYASVACFVPITLSVHLQLCGNVINKVYCDNYSIVKLACSNTTVNNIYGLIGTFAVIICPLSLILYTYMRILRVCFSGCKQTRQKAVSTCTPHLASLLNFSFGAFFEIIQSRFNMNGLPFMIRIVLSLYFLTCQPLFTPLLYGLNMSNIRVICKKQFFSKI